In the Salvia miltiorrhiza cultivar Shanhuang (shh) chromosome 8, IMPLAD_Smil_shh, whole genome shotgun sequence genome, CGTTGCGAAAACGCAATGGTACCATTTCACGGCGATCGTGATCGCCGGAATGGGATTCTTCACGGACGCCTACGATCTCTTCTGCATCTCTCTTGTAACGAAGCTCCTCGGACGTCTCTACTACACCGTCGAGGGGGCTGAGAAGCCAGGGTCTCTGCCCCCTAACGTTGCCGCCGCCGTCAACGGCGTCGCCTTCTGCGGCACCCTCACCGGCCAGCTGTTCTTCGGGTGGCTCGGTGATAAATTAGGCCGGAAAAAAGTTTACGGCATGACGCTGATGATGATGGTTATCTGCTCCATCGCCTCCGGCCTGTCCCTGGGCAGCCGCCCAAAGGCAGTGATGGCGACGCTTTGCTTCTTCCGGTTCTGGCTAGGGTTCGGCATCGGTGGCGACTACCCACTCTCCGCCACCATCATGTCGGAGTATGCCAACAAGAAGACCCGTGGCGCTTTCATCGCCGCCGTATTTGCCATGCAGGGGTTTGGGATTCTCGCCGGCGGGATGGTGGCGATCATCATGTCGTCGGCCTTCAAGGCCGCGTACCCGGCCCCGGCCTACGAGGTGGACCCGGCGGCCTCTCTCCCGGCGGCGTCGGACTACGTGTGGCGGCTGATCGTCATGTTCGGCGCGCTCCCAGCCGCCCTGACCTACTACTGGCGGATGAAGATGCCGGAGACCGCCCGCTACACCGCCCTGGTGGCGAAGAACGCgaagcaggcggcggcggaCATGTCTAGGGTTTTGCAAGTGGATCTGGAGGCGGAGCCCGAGAGAGTTGTGGAAGAAAAGGGGAAGCAGTTCGGATTGTTCTCCAAGGAATTCCTCCGGCGGCACGGCCTGCATCTCCTGGGCACGACGAGCACGTGGTTCCTCCTCGACATTGCCTTCTACAGCCAGAACCTCTTCCAGAAAGACATCTTCAGCGCCATCGGCTGGATTCCGGCGGCCAAGACCATGAACGCCTTAGAAGAAGTTTTCAGAATTGCAAGGGCTCAAACTCTGATCGCTCTCTGCAGCACTGTCCCTGGCTACTGGTTCACTGTCGTCTTCATCGACAGAATTGGAAGATTCGCCATCCAGATTATGGGATTCACGATGATGACCATCTTCATGTTTGCATTAGCCATTCCCTACGATCACTGGACTCACAAAGACAACAGGATCGGCTTCGTCATCATGTACTCGTTGACGTTTTTCTTCGCCAACTTCGGCCCCAACGCAACGACGTTTGTGGTGCCGGCGGAGATATTTCCGGCGAGGTTCAGGTCGACCTGCCACGGGATCTCGTCGGCGGCGGGGAAGGCTGGGGCGATGGTGGGGGCGTTCGGATTCTTGTACGCGGCTCAGTCCAAGGATCCAAAGAAGACGGATGCGGGTTACCCGGCGGGGATCGGAGTGAGAAACTCGCTGCTGGTGCTGGGGTGTGTGAATGCTTTGGGCGTTATGTTCACGTTTTTGGTGCCCGAGTCAAACGGGAAGTCACTGGAGGAAATGTCGAGGGAaaatgagaatgagaatgaaAACGAGAATGTGGAGATGGGGGATGTTCATGATGCTAGGACGGTTCCGCTTTGATCACCTTTGCCTTGTCTAAATATATAGTTTGTTTATCTGCGACATGATGGACATTATTATGAGATTCCAGATCTACTCTACTTGCATTCTTCATGTCTGTTTTGAATGCTAATGTGCTACTATAATGTTGTGAGAAATTATTTCGAGCTAGTGGCAGTATCATATTTCAAACTTGATGTTCATATGTATTAGGGCAAGATGGTTATAACAGGATCTTACGAGATGAAACTAAGAGCTCATTCAATGTGGAGTTACCAGTAGTATTATATGTGCTTGATAAATGTTCGTCCACATTTGATTGTTTAGAATCTTTCAACTGCTCATGTGAAAAGTTTGGGGAAATCTTTTTCTGTAAGTGAAAGAAACCAGAACATATAATATTGAAGTCATCTTAGCAAAGCTTGCATAATAATTCCGAGGCAATTATGAATCATTTTGATTTCACTCTTAACCAaaatgatttataattttttttttttaaatcaaaacctaattTAACCCCTCCCCTCGCGCTCTTTCAATCATTTTTTTGCAAagaagacttttttttttacttgcaaagaaattttttaatttgctAGTTTCATCTAAATATGATAGTTGAATACAGTTCAATATTAAGATAAACTTATTCTTACTTCTTTGTAGTTGAAAGTAAAAGATGGATTATTGTGTGTTGATTTAGAAGATAAATTAAGATGTATGGATAGTACGGGATTTAATTAAACTTTCGCTCCTCCAATGACATAAACAGCCTAATATAAATTTGTTGTTACTTTCATGATATAAAGGTTAATTTAATGTTTGTTGccacattttttatttattataatttaattacataTTTTGTGTGTAATGAGATTGGCACCCATATCaccaaaataaatgaattaacaATTTAGAAAATCGAAAATTAGTAACTTATGGAATTGATATATGAACAAGCATAACCCGAATTTAAATGATAAGTCCAAAatctaaacacacacacaaaaagaaACTTCATTCCATCAACATTAGCAAATTTACAGGTTGTCTGTCTCTTGAACATCATAGAAGAAACGAAAAACAAAAGGGCAAGTGAAGTGCTTATACAAACACTTCCACAGATAGGAAGGCACTCGCCATTGATGCTAACAGCTCCGACTTCTGCACAAACTCTGTACAAAACCAGTGTGCAGAACATTCTACATTCTACAACTATATTATCTAGGTAAGTTTATGGACACGGTGCCTATAAAACGGTTTCATATCCAGTTTTACTAGGATCTCAGCAGTCTTATAAACATCCAACTCAAGCAAGAAGAGCCACGTCTATGGAGTCGCCACCATTTTTCATCCACGGATGCCCTTCACAAAGTGACCGTGAAAGCTAGTTTAGCATCACATTATTGGTAtttaagaaaaaagagagaTCTAGATTACTAGTCTATGCAGCTTCAACTTGAACAATAATTTGCTTTTCTAGGAGCAAGTACTCTTAGCGTTATCAAGGCAATGCCTTCCATTTTTTTTGGCATAAATTTACCAATTCAACTCACTAAGAAACAACACGAAAGCATGCCAAACAATGCAGCATAGTATTTACCAAAACAGAGAAAACAAGATCTTATATTATTAGTTGGCTGTTGGCATATGCTTACTTAGAACTTGGTCAGCTGAGAACCTTCGAGAGATATCCTTGCAAAGCATTCGTCTCAGCAGATCCTTAGCTTCTGGTGAAACAGAACTGAAAACTTTTCTTGGGAATCTCAGATTCGCCCTAAGCACAGCCTCAAAAATCTCCTGCGCCGACTCCCCATAGAAAGGAGGGATCCCGGCTAGCATTATGTACAAGATGACACCCGCACTCCACACATCAACCGTTTCGTTGTAGTCCCTGCCTGCTAATACCTCTGGGGCAACATAGTAGGGGGTCCCAACAATGCCAGACATTAGCCCTCCACTGCCAAAGCACTCAGCTGAACCAAAATCTGCAAGTTTCAGCTCATCGTAGTTGTTGAAGAGAATGTTGTCGGGTTTGATGTCCCGATGGGCTATTCCGTGGTGGTGGCAGTGTGCTATGGCCTCCATTAGTGGCAACTACATAACATCATCATCAAGTATGTAAGCATAAAAATGCAACTCCACTATAATATCACTGTGTTTTTACTATAATTGGTAATTGGTAATTTGGTACTACATACATAGAGAGAtcaattaatgaaaaaaaaaactgattgtAAAACAGCAATTTCCCTAATTCAGTACCTAAAATTAGGAGAATAATTACATCTGCTCAAATCCCAATTGTTTTAACAAAAGAATGGTTAATGACAATCTTGTGTATATCTTTCCAAAGTCCAAGCCAAGTAAATAATCATATACTCCTAACTTCAAGTTAGGATAAAACTAGAAAATTAAACCGAGCAATATTGCATGATAATTACAATGAACACCTAGTCAAATTTCTCCCAAAATAGCACAGTAAGGATAAACAGCTTCAAAAGGATAAACAAAAAAGAGGTTTTCTGGTAGAgaactttcaagaaaaagatAACAATTTTATCTACCAAATCACAATTTCCCATTTAATCTAAATCTGAATAACaagagggaaaaaaaaatcgCACTCCTTTTAACCAAAAGGGGGAAAATATACCAAACTTGTCGAAAAATTATCCTTCAAAAATAATCGAGAAGCGAAGCATAATGTACCTAAAAACTTGCATTTACTTCCAAAGTAGAAGAATAAATTCagggatttaatttaatttatttttattttcaaaaaaggaaaaggaaaaggaaaagaagaaTTCACCAGGACTCGGCGGGCTTCCGACTCGGTGAGAACGGGTCGGGCGGTGATCCGTTCAAAAAGATCGCCGCCGCCGCAATACTCCAAAACGACATGCAGGAAGTCTTCGTCCTCGTACACATCGAAAACTCCGACGACATTCGGGTGGCCCGAGACGAGTTGCATGAGCTTCGCCTCGTTTTGGAGGCAGAGGCTGTCGACGGCATCGTCCTGGATGAGGCGCTTCTCGATCGACTTCACGGCGAAGCACTGGCCGGTGACGGCGGCGTGGCACCTCGAAACGACGCCGTATCTGCCCCTCCCGATCTGCTCGCCCACTGTGTAGTCTCTCTCTAGCTCTCCACTCATTACTTTTTTTGTTTGTCTCTAGAAGAATAGGATAACAGTACGTACGGTGGGGTATatttatgagagagagagagagtggtatGGTAGTTGGAATTTTTGGGGCGGAATATTCGGCTAAATTGTGAAACCATTTATATGAGCACACGTGTCCACGAGTTGACGGAGAGTTGACGGAGTTGCCTTCAGGTGTTTACTTGTTGCGAGTGTTGAAGTCTTGATCTTGAAGAGAAACCAGGAAATAGATTaatactctattttttttttcagcatGTGCGATGTGCGGTGTGACTATTTTTGGAGTttttaatatatagaaaattaattcaTAAGATAATTTCTGATATATAGAGTAATATTAGAagataaaatacaataaataatacttcattcgttcactaaataaaataaacttatTATATATCTCTGCTTTATAGTGTTAAAAATAAAGATTATGAGTACGGGTTACTCCATCTAACCTGGATAAGATCACTCCAATGAGTTCATAATCATGAGCTATCTAATGCTGGGGGATAAATGTAATATGTGGTCAACATTAATCATATTATTGTAATCATAATATTATACTAGCTAGTATATATGAGATTTAAAAAGATATTATGCTGCATGATCCAAGGAAAGACAAAGTAACGTGATAGTAAGATTTCTTATGTATGACATATGTGAGTTGTTACAAAATTCTTGTGATTAATTCTTGGAATATGTAAATTTTAGATGGGGTTTTACATCACTAATGCCTCTGATATTTTGGAACATCACTAGCATTGTTAATTTGATCCTATGTAAAATTCTAATTGAAACCATGACACTCGTTAATTAGATCATCAACAACATATTTGCATATAATTAAGTTGATTGTATAAATATCCTTTCATATGTGTTCAATTAGGAGGTCTAATTGTGGATGACTATCTTTTAATGCCTATATATAAACATTGGCTTGCTAGAAAAATAGATTCAACTTGAATAATGGAATAATGATACACTAATGAAGCCTAACTTAAATGGCAAAGTTGAGGTACCTAAAGACTTTTTTTGTGAGAGGACTTGGGTTCAATCTCGTCTGTGTATGGGGTAATTTTCTCACCTTTATGTGGGTAGAGGTTCCGCCTGCATGCGGATGAACAATGATACATTAACAAAAGATGCATTAATAGCGAAAAATTATCtagattatataaattaaatcaattaatttatGGGGAAAATGTTAAGAGTTGAGATGTTGAAACAGCCCAAATCCTTCCAAAATTTCATCAGATTGGACTTTTCTTCAAGAGATGCGAACACTCACtcgatatttttattttgcacgTGAACACGTGTCATGCCAAAATTGATGTggaaaaagttttttttttttttttttttgaatcggTGGAAAAAGTTTAATTGCTAAATATATCCCTACGCCATAAAAATCAATTTGGCTATGTTTGAGTCTGTTGTGAATCTCTTTTTAGCTTGATGAACTCGATCTGGGTCTTGTGTCATGTTATAAATCTCTTTTAGTTTGATAAACTCAATCCAATCATattataaatctatttttagttTGATAATCTGACCCGACTCTTTTGAAATATATCTACTAATGATACACTTTCGTATAGACAAATTCGAAAATCTAACGTGTTTGGTGtaacttgaattattatttcaaatttaaataatagtgTGAATAGTGAAATGGGATATGATAAGGTATACAGATTCCTTAAGATAGAATATgctttaaaaataaagaaacggCATAAGTTAGGAAACATGAATACTCCGTATTTATCAACTGCAACGGCTCCGTACAGAAGCAGTTAGATTTGGAATCCAGGTATATATATCCGTGATCCACAGGGGTCAGTTATTTTCGTCTACATGTGGTCTATAGTAAGTTGGTGTGTATCCCCAATGGCCGGGCAGCACGGGGCCCACACCCCTTCAATACCCTCAATGGTTTggtttgataaataaataaaacttggCTTTTTGTAAATTGTAAGCAGACCCAATTTGTTAGTGGGGCTGACTAAATTCCAACACCATTATTTACCAAATATGATCATTAACATGATTTTATAATACTACTATaaggtttggtttggtttgaaAATAAGTACGTTGATCAAAGTGGACACCAAAATACTTCACTACATATGGCACTACAACATTCTAAAATATAACTGATATATTATATCACTTAAATACAGTATagttaaattgaaaaaaaggcTATAAAgcttatgtttttatgaaaaatggctAAATGTgataattctcaaaaaaaataaaaaaataccattCGCAGGacattaaaatttcaaatcgatgatgataaaattaaaaaggCTACGTACTTATTAGTATATCTGAAACCTCTTATGGTTgataacttataaatttataataagtcATTTTAATGTGTGTATCTGACATCTTCAACGTGTGTGTAccatgtgtgtgtgagagagagaaagagagatcaGCATCACTTATGGTTGATATCTTATACTATCACTTGTCTTTAACTTATTATACATATACTTTTTCAGAAAACTTATTATACATATACAATACATAAAATATCTGAATGTGTATGTATAGCCACGTATATGCATGTATTCGAACAATATTCAAAAATAGAgagaaacaaaaaaagaagttaCATAAACCTAATCAAACAAGCTTTTAAAATAGGTTATCCATTAAAATCCTAAACCATATATTATCAATATTCACCGTAATATCCTAAAATATCAATATACTCCTTCGAAATGTATAGTGGGGATGCATGATAGCATGTTTTTcgattaattttaaaaagaacTAATATGGCAAAACAACATCGTTTCACTCTGGCATCCGACTATACACGTCAAGTTTTCggtttcaaaattttactcacaagatatttaatatttttgtaactttaCAAATAGTTCAAGCTTTTTAGCAATATTATCGATAGCTAAAGATATTTTTATGAAAACgcttataatttaaaattttaaccgATATTTTTAAGACTATAAAGATTTGATTTGCCGACTGTCTAggataaaattttattgagtagtTAATAGTCGTACAAAGAAAATATGAAGTACATCCCACAACCGCACAGATCACAACATGGAAATTTTGAGGCTATATTGCGGTGGCTTTTCAAAAGAAGCATGGGTTCATACTTCATATGgaaaatagatttttgtttcCTCTTCTTTCGAGTATTGACAATATGAAGATACAAGGCACACAACAATCACAATAAAAGGTTGAGTGTGACAACATGTCTTCTAGGTAAGGACAATAATTTAATGCTTTCATTATTTATACAAACGACATAGGCACGTGATCATGAATTATGAATATGTACGTCTTACTTGACAACTATACATTTCTTAATGGAATTCTTAATATTCTTGGAATTTAAAAATGCACAGaaataattcttaaaataataattttcattaCAATCTGAAAAATAATACAcctaaatcaaatatatattacgTCTCAGTGGATATGTATTGAATTATCccaaatatacttaatttattatttgatattACGGGGCAAGAGACGCACTCTCGTCCATATTTTTAAGAGACGAAATGAATATTGTTTAGGGAGCCGCACAAAAACTCATTATGTTTGTTTTGGTGAAAACACCCCTAATTAATTCCCCGAACATCGTTAGTTCAATCTCAAtcttttagaaaaaaaaaatactttgtcTACATGATTAAGCctcaaatttcaaaattctaTGTACTTTTTAGTATATTTAACCATTTTAAAAACTCCTATACACTGTTGAATCCgatcaaaaatgaaaattattttgtGTTGGATGAGTTAATTAACCTATATGCATACTGAAATTATCACCTATTCGAACATATAAAATCTCGCACACAGTAAACATAGTTAAGTATGTGTGCAGATACCGTAAGATAGAATGTACTAAAATAAAGAACAATACGTCAAAAATGATTAGCTTAATTATTCGTTGATAAAACATCTATATTCAGTGATAAAACCcttattattataaacattATCTATAAAGTGGCCCCAATCCCATCATCTTTGCGGCTCACCGCACATAAGTTTTTGTGTATATGAAATTGTAGATTATCGATTAATTTCATTATCACAATTGACAAATTTACAAAAAGTTATCACAACTTATAATAAATCGGGACTTCTCGATACTTAATTTTTTAATGGATTCTATCATTACTTTAAGAACTTAATTTTAACATGAATGTGATATTAGAGGTTCCTTACACACCTCCAGTCCCATAATACATGAGTACATACATGATCTACCCatgtcatattttttaaataatacatGAGTACATACATGATCTACCCatgtcatatttttttaatataactagTAAGCgatccgtcgaaattcgacggggtctattaaaatataaatttataaaattattaatgtattttttggtTCATGAattttttcactaaaataaagaatttaatgaaattgttttaaactagaaaattataatatttatttgaaattgaccgacctaatttaaatatcttatgaaatttatatgtaagcagAGTTTCAATCCAattttattgtgatttttaagGGATCTGTAGTATTTTTCTATAGTAGTTTTTTATTCCTAATATACAGTAGGTATTAGAGGCAAATTaagatataataaattttaaatcgtGTCCATTAAAGTATTATTGATTAAGGGTATGGATTAGTTCTACATTCTTATCTTAAgagtgatttttattttaacccaatTAAAGTATTATATACGTTGGAACCTGAATTGGTCTGCCCATGATCGAAGATAATTTTTTAGggaatataaatagaattataacatcaaagtcatatatattaaaaagtaaatcaagtacgtttttaaattgaaattggagAGTTGGATATTATGaagtataatattacaataatcattacaacctcaaaattacaaatatatgtaCATTCCATTTTTCGTGtatggatataaataaaattttattgatcaaTGGAATACTAATATAAAGATTTTTATTGATCAATGGAATACTAATATaaagatttttagatatttaatagtttttagatatataatgatttttagatatttcatagtttttggatatggaaattgattgaaaaataaaaaataaaaatgaatgagaattgaggaaaattagaatggagtgattgtacgacgccacgtaggatagaatttattttgttggaatatttacATAAtgtttttttagatatttagttttaaaatatatcatgatttttagatttttaatgatttttagatatagaaattgattaaaatttagaaaaaaaataagaatgaatgagaattgaggaaaattagaatggagtgattataggATGCCACATACggtaggatttattttgctttaatatatgctgaaatggaattttattaaaaaataaaagcaaaacCAAAGAAACCCCTGAAAGCACATAGCAGCAAACTAGGGGCAGAAAAACAGAGAAAttttgcttttatatatatatatatatatatatatatatatatatatatatatgtagattgtggaaatagaatttaatttatcggaatatttatataatgattttttagatataaaaattaattaaaattaaaaaaaataaga is a window encoding:
- the LOC131001196 gene encoding low affinity inorganic phosphate transporter 1-like, with protein sequence MAKKQLEVLNALDVAKTQWYHFTAIVIAGMGFFTDAYDLFCISLVTKLLGRLYYTVEGAEKPGSLPPNVAAAVNGVAFCGTLTGQLFFGWLGDKLGRKKVYGMTLMMMVICSIASGLSLGSRPKAVMATLCFFRFWLGFGIGGDYPLSATIMSEYANKKTRGAFIAAVFAMQGFGILAGGMVAIIMSSAFKAAYPAPAYEVDPAASLPAASDYVWRLIVMFGALPAALTYYWRMKMPETARYTALVAKNAKQAAADMSRVLQVDLEAEPERVVEEKGKQFGLFSKEFLRRHGLHLLGTTSTWFLLDIAFYSQNLFQKDIFSAIGWIPAAKTMNALEEVFRIARAQTLIALCSTVPGYWFTVVFIDRIGRFAIQIMGFTMMTIFMFALAIPYDHWTHKDNRIGFVIMYSLTFFFANFGPNATTFVVPAEIFPARFRSTCHGISSAAGKAGAMVGAFGFLYAAQSKDPKKTDAGYPAGIGVRNSLLVLGCVNALGVMFTFLVPESNGKSLEEMSRENENENENENVEMGDVHDARTVPL
- the LOC131001197 gene encoding phosphoenolpyruvate carboxylase kinase 1-like; translation: MSGELERDYTVGEQIGRGRYGVVSRCHAAVTGQCFAVKSIEKRLIQDDAVDSLCLQNEAKLMQLVSGHPNVVGVFDVYEDEDFLHVVLEYCGGGDLFERITARPVLTESEARRVLLPLMEAIAHCHHHGIAHRDIKPDNILFNNYDELKLADFGSAECFGSGGLMSGIVGTPYYVAPEVLAGRDYNETVDVWSAGVILYIMLAGIPPFYGESAQEIFEAVLRANLRFPRKVFSSVSPEAKDLLRRMLCKDISRRFSADQVLRHPWMKNGGDSIDVALLA